CTCGCGCAGCAGCGCGGGGTCGGCGCGCACCGGCAGTGCCAGTCCCGGCACCGGCTCCCAGCCGAAGTCCTGCTGCTTGCCGCGCGCCAGCGGCAGGTAGTCCAGCGCGACCTGCTCGGCCACGGTGACGGCATCGATGATGTCGATGCCTTCGCCGGCCTCGCCCGGTTGCGCGGCGGCGTCGGCGCGATGCTGGCGTACCCGCGCCAGCGCCAGCAGCTGGTTGGTCAGCCGCGCGGCCTGTTCCAGCTGCGTGACGATGCCGCCCACCGCTTCGCCGGCGGCGGCGCGCGCGGCTTCGGGGTCGGGGGCGGGGTCGGCGGCATTCAGCTGGCGCTGGGCGTACTCGGCCTGGGTCTTGAGGATGGCCAGCGGGGTCCGCAGCTGGTGCGCGGCATCGGCGATGAACTGCGCCTGCGACTGCGCCATCGCGGCCGAGCGCGACACGTGCAGGTTGACCGCATCGACCAGCGGCCGCACCTCGGCGGGCACGCGCTCGAACGCGAGCGGGGTCAGGTCTTCGGGCGAGCGCGCCTCGACATCGTCGCGCACGCGCGCCAGCGGACGCAGCACGTAGGTGACGCCGCCCACCAGGATCGCCGCGCTCAGCAGGATCAGCAGCAGGTCGCGCGCCAGCGCGCTGCGCCACACCGAGCCGATCAGCGCGCTGCGCGGCTCGGCGGTCTCGGCCACCTGGATGATCACGCGCATGCGCGCGTCGGGCCGGTACACCGGGCGGGCCATCGCGGCGATGCGCACGGCCTCGCCCAGGTATTCGGCGTCGTAGAAGCGCGGCTGGTTGTTGACCAGCGGGCCGCGCGGCAGCGGCAGGTCGCTGTAGCCGGTCACGGTCTCGACCTGGCCGGCGCGCTCGGTCGAGACGCGGTAGAACACATGGGTCTGCGCCGCGGTCTCGAAGATCTCCATGGCGGCGTCGGGCAGCGTCAGCTGGACGTTGTCGCCGGCCATGCCGATGGCATTGTCGATGGCGCGGATCGAGCCGTAGAGCGAGCGGTCGTAGGCGGTGTTGGCGGCGTCGCGCAGCGTGCCGTAGGTAAGCCAGGTGTCGAGCGCCATCATCGCCGCCAGCGCCGGCAGCAACAGCAACAGCAGTTGCCGGCGCAGGCTGCCGCGGCGCCACAGCAGCACCGGGTGCCGCATCTCAGCCCTTCGCCTCCGGCTCCAGCAGGTAGCCGAAGCCGCGCAGCGTGACGATGGTGACCCCGTGCCCGGCCAGCTTCTTGCGCAGCCGGTAGACCAGCACCTCGATCGCATCGGGCGAGACGTCGGCGTCGAGCGAGAACACCTTGTCGAGCAGCTGCGCCTTGGTCAGCGGCTGGCCGCTGCGTGCCAGCAGCGCGCCCAGCAGGGTCGATTCGCGCGGCGTCAGCGCCAGCGGCGCGCCGCCCAGCGTGAAGCTGCGGGTCTCGCCGTCGAACACCAGCGTGCCGCACTGCAGGCGCGGATGCGCGCGCCCGCGGCTGCGGCGGATCAGTGCCAGCAGCCGCGCTTCCAGCTCGGCGATGGCGAAGGGCTTGGGCAGGTAGTCGTCGGCGCCCAGGTTCAGCCCGCGCACGCGCTCGTCCAGGGTGTCCTGCGCGGTCAGGATCAGCACCGGGGTGCGGTCGTCGCGCCCGCGCATCGACTTGAGCACGGCCAGCCCGTCCTTGCCGGGCAGCCGCAGGTCGAGCAGCACGGCGTCGTATTCCTCGGCCTGCAGGCGCGCCTCGGCCTGCAGGCCGTCGGCGACGTGCTCGATCACAAAGCCGCCCTGCTCCAGCGCGCGGGCGACCCAGCGTGCCAGTTCGACTTCATCCTCCACCAGCAGGATGCGCATGCCGGTCTCCTCCTGTGCCGGTTGGTTCTATGTTAGGTTGCGGCGCGCACACGCGGGGACAAGGCCTGGAAAGCGCCCGCAAAACCGGGGGCAGCACCAATGGAGCGCGCCCGCCGCGGGCGCCTATAATACCCTCGCCCCGCCGCTCCCGGCGCGCTTGCCGCGTCACCGGCGGCATCGGCAGTCCCTCCGTCCCGAGCACCGTGTCGCCGCGTCCGTCCCAGCCGTCCCAACCTT
This Cupriavidus nantongensis DNA region includes the following protein-coding sequences:
- a CDS encoding sensor histidine kinase, with the protein product MRHPVLLWRRGSLRRQLLLLLLPALAAMMALDTWLTYGTLRDAANTAYDRSLYGSIRAIDNAIGMAGDNVQLTLPDAAMEIFETAAQTHVFYRVSTERAGQVETVTGYSDLPLPRGPLVNNQPRFYDAEYLGEAVRIAAMARPVYRPDARMRVIIQVAETAEPRSALIGSVWRSALARDLLLILLSAAILVGGVTYVLRPLARVRDDVEARSPEDLTPLAFERVPAEVRPLVDAVNLHVSRSAAMAQSQAQFIADAAHQLRTPLAILKTQAEYAQRQLNAADPAPDPEAARAAAGEAVGGIVTQLEQAARLTNQLLALARVRQHRADAAAQPGEAGEGIDIIDAVTVAEQVALDYLPLARGKQQDFGWEPVPGLALPVRADPALLREALANLVHNAIQYSPRGSRITLSATRVGDHACLVVEDDGPGIPAEEREKVFARFYRRVGNAQPGSGLGLAISREMAARFGGTVELGEGAQGTGVRAVLRLPVGG
- a CDS encoding response regulator; its protein translation is MRILLVEDEVELARWVARALEQGGFVIEHVADGLQAEARLQAEEYDAVLLDLRLPGKDGLAVLKSMRGRDDRTPVLILTAQDTLDERVRGLNLGADDYLPKPFAIAELEARLLALIRRSRGRAHPRLQCGTLVFDGETRSFTLGGAPLALTPRESTLLGALLARSGQPLTKAQLLDKVFSLDADVSPDAIEVLVYRLRKKLAGHGVTIVTLRGFGYLLEPEAKG